Proteins from a single region of Parasedimentitalea psychrophila:
- a CDS encoding NAD(P)-dependent oxidoreductase, translated as MAKIAFLGLGVMGYPMAGHLQAAGHQVTVYNRTTAKAEAWSQEHGGSWAATPRQAAEGVDFVMACVGNDDDLRAVCQGADGAFVGMASGSVFVDHTTVSAKVTRELYAAAQTAGISFLDAPISGGQAGAENGALSVMCGGDEEAFDAAAPIVDAYARICRRIGASGAGQMTKMCNQIAIAGLVQGLSEALHFAEKAGLDSRAVVEVISQGAAGSWQMSNRYETMIEDHFEHGFAVDWMRKDLGICLDAANETGASLPVTALVDQFYKEVQNQGGGRWDTSSLLKRLRLLG; from the coding sequence ATGGCGAAGATTGCGTTTTTGGGTTTGGGAGTCATGGGCTACCCGATGGCTGGGCACCTTCAGGCGGCCGGACATCAGGTGACGGTGTATAACCGAACAACCGCAAAGGCCGAGGCCTGGAGCCAGGAGCATGGTGGCAGCTGGGCGGCAACTCCGCGCCAGGCAGCGGAGGGGGTTGATTTTGTCATGGCCTGTGTTGGCAATGATGACGATCTGCGTGCTGTGTGTCAGGGTGCTGATGGGGCGTTTGTCGGCATGGCGTCGGGGTCTGTGTTTGTCGATCACACAACCGTGTCGGCCAAGGTCACGCGTGAGCTTTATGCCGCGGCGCAGACAGCCGGGATTTCGTTTCTGGATGCGCCGATCTCGGGCGGACAGGCTGGGGCCGAGAATGGCGCCTTGTCGGTGATGTGCGGTGGCGACGAAGAGGCCTTTGACGCTGCGGCGCCGATTGTTGACGCCTATGCGCGTATCTGCCGCCGCATTGGGGCCAGCGGCGCCGGTCAGATGACCAAAATGTGCAATCAGATTGCCATTGCCGGTCTGGTGCAGGGGTTGAGTGAAGCGCTTCATTTTGCGGAGAAAGCCGGTTTGGACAGCCGCGCGGTTGTTGAGGTGATCAGCCAGGGGGCCGCGGGCAGTTGGCAGATGTCGAACCGCTATGAAACCATGATCGAGGATCACTTTGAGCATGGCTTTGCGGTGGATTGGATGCGCAAGGATCTGGGCATTTGCCTGGATGCGGCCAATGAAACCGGGGCCAGCCTGCCGGTGACCGCATTGGTCGATCAGTTTTACAAAGAGGTGCAAAATCAGGGCGGCGGACGGTGGGACACGTCTAGCCTGCTGAAGCGGTTGCGGCTGCTGGGCTGA
- a CDS encoding penicillin acylase family protein has translation MGLLFRWLMRLSAALILMLVLGAGLIYFLASQSLPDYDKDIALPGLSAPIEIVRDNANVPHIFGSYGASDEDVFFGLGYAHAQDRLWQMTILRRTVQGRLSEVFGRRTLEVDSLLRRLDLYRLAQQSVPDQDAGTQAALIAYSAGVNARLDEINASALGRGAPEMFLFNAPIAPWQPADSIALMKLLALKQSGQIQDEVLRARVTLMLDDPSRLLDILPDAPGTGMTALPEYTALFPGLKRYAEASDMPSTALSPFSDRGFAGASNVWAALPNRSAAGGTLLANDPHMELSAPTLWYLARLELATGGVIGATMPGIPAVMAGRSENMGWGTTASYVDDQDIFIEKMNPENHEEYLTPNGYKRFKSRPSIIQIKDAQPVTLILRWSENGPVMPGSLHGLSTVTPPGHIASLAWSALSPADTSMTAAINLMRSQTVPEAIAIGEQYIAPSQNLVLADHNSIALKTVGAIPQRDAQNQNQGRLPNQGWRRENRWQGRAPYAANPQFINPRGGILGNTNNKLLQRPFPNHVSYNWGDTQRVHRWRKLMQTRQVHTRDSFIEAQLDTVSYTARTILPLIGADLWFTSSAAPEGSPARQRQIALRLLSEWNGEMNEHMPEPLIYAAWLRALQQRLIIDELGPLASEFRHVEPLFIERVYRNVDGAAAWCDIRQSAPRETCTELAQLALDDALVWITERYGPALEALRWGDAHQARQDHEILGEIPILRFFVNIRQSTSGGDNTLQRGLSSGLGPDPFQNVHAAGYRGVYDFSDPDSSVFITSTGQSGHFLSRHYDDMAQLWRRGEYIPMSLDADLARAAAVGITRIQPRQN, from the coding sequence ATGGGACTCCTTTTCCGCTGGCTCATGCGACTATCCGCAGCGCTGATTCTCATGTTGGTTTTGGGTGCCGGACTGATCTATTTTCTGGCCTCACAATCGCTGCCCGATTATGACAAGGACATCGCCCTGCCCGGCCTTTCTGCGCCGATCGAGATTGTCCGCGACAACGCAAATGTGCCGCATATTTTTGGCAGTTATGGCGCCAGCGACGAAGACGTCTTTTTCGGGCTTGGCTATGCGCATGCGCAGGACCGGCTATGGCAGATGACAATCTTGCGGCGCACCGTGCAGGGGCGTCTGTCCGAGGTATTTGGCCGCCGCACCCTTGAGGTCGATAGCCTATTGCGGCGTCTTGATCTGTATCGGTTGGCGCAGCAATCGGTGCCCGATCAGGACGCCGGGACCCAGGCTGCGCTGATCGCCTATTCTGCCGGGGTCAATGCCAGACTGGACGAGATAAACGCCAGTGCTTTGGGTCGTGGTGCGCCGGAAATGTTCCTGTTTAATGCCCCTATTGCGCCTTGGCAGCCCGCCGACAGCATTGCACTCATGAAACTCTTGGCGCTGAAACAATCGGGGCAAATTCAAGACGAAGTTCTGCGCGCCCGCGTCACTTTGATGCTGGACGATCCATCTCGACTGCTCGACATCCTGCCTGACGCCCCCGGCACCGGCATGACAGCGCTGCCCGAATACACCGCGCTGTTTCCCGGCCTGAAGCGATACGCCGAGGCCAGTGATATGCCGTCAACAGCCCTGTCGCCATTTTCCGATCGCGGATTTGCAGGCGCCTCCAATGTATGGGCGGCTTTGCCGAACCGGTCAGCCGCCGGTGGGACACTTCTTGCCAATGATCCGCATATGGAATTGAGCGCCCCGACGCTGTGGTATCTGGCCCGGCTGGAATTGGCCACCGGCGGCGTAATCGGCGCCACGATGCCCGGCATTCCCGCCGTCATGGCAGGCCGCTCCGAGAATATGGGCTGGGGGACCACCGCCTCTTATGTGGATGATCAGGACATTTTCATCGAGAAGATGAACCCCGAAAATCACGAGGAATACCTGACGCCAAACGGCTATAAGCGGTTCAAGTCCAGACCCTCCATCATCCAAATCAAAGACGCGCAACCGGTGACACTGATCCTGCGCTGGAGTGAAAACGGCCCCGTTATGCCCGGATCCCTGCACGGATTGTCAACGGTGACGCCACCCGGTCACATTGCCAGTCTCGCCTGGTCGGCGCTCAGCCCGGCTGACACCTCGATGACCGCTGCCATCAATCTGATGCGCAGTCAGACTGTGCCGGAGGCAATTGCCATAGGCGAGCAGTATATTGCGCCATCGCAAAACTTGGTCCTGGCTGATCACAATAGCATTGCTCTGAAAACCGTTGGCGCAATTCCACAACGGGACGCCCAGAACCAAAACCAGGGCAGGCTTCCAAACCAGGGATGGCGGCGGGAAAACCGCTGGCAGGGGCGCGCGCCCTACGCAGCAAACCCCCAGTTCATCAATCCCCGCGGTGGCATTCTGGGCAACACCAATAACAAGCTTTTGCAGCGCCCCTTTCCCAATCATGTTTCCTATAACTGGGGCGATACCCAACGTGTGCACCGGTGGCGCAAGCTGATGCAGACCCGTCAGGTCCACACCCGTGACAGCTTTATCGAGGCCCAGCTAGATACGGTTTCCTACACCGCACGCACCATACTGCCGCTCATCGGAGCCGATCTTTGGTTTACCTCCAGCGCCGCGCCCGAAGGCTCGCCAGCGCGGCAACGGCAGATTGCGCTGCGGTTGCTGTCTGAATGGAACGGCGAAATGAACGAACATATGCCAGAGCCGCTTATCTATGCGGCCTGGCTGCGCGCCTTACAACAGCGCCTGATTATCGACGAGTTGGGGCCCCTTGCCAGTGAGTTCAGGCATGTGGAGCCGCTTTTTATTGAACGCGTGTACCGCAATGTTGATGGTGCGGCCGCCTGGTGTGATATTCGCCAAAGCGCGCCTAGGGAAACCTGCACCGAACTGGCACAACTGGCGCTGGATGATGCATTGGTCTGGATCACCGAACGCTATGGCCCCGCCCTAGAGGCCCTGCGCTGGGGCGACGCACACCAGGCCAGGCAAGATCATGAGATCCTGGGTGAGATTCCAATTCTGAGGTTCTTTGTCAACATCCGCCAGTCGACCAGCGGCGGCGACAATACCCTGCAGCGCGGCCTCAGCTCGGGTCTGGGCCCAGATCCGTTCCAGAATGTGCACGCGGCCGGCTACCGGGGGGTCTATGATTTCTCGGACCCGGACAGTTCCGTGTTCATCACATCAACCGGACAATCCGGCCATTTTCTGTCGCGCCATTACGATGACATGGCGCAACTGTGGCGGCGCGGCGAATATATCCCGATGTCACTGGATGCGGATCTGGCGCGGGCTGCCGCCGTCGGCATCACCCGAATTCAACCGCGCCAGAACTAG
- a CDS encoding TrkH family potassium uptake protein → MKRKSTSQGILRLPLFLLIWGIASLAMWVPAIHAVVLNDHPTSQSFFYSGLVGLMIVTLIGLSLANRVPRYGMLGQLLSLLATFAVLPLFLAIPTYDALQNTSYLNAYFDMVSAVTTTGADIFADPGRLPGSVHLWRAQVGWLGGLLMWIAASSVLAPLSLGGFEVTARGEPGRGATAPAHMQRGDPRRQLVMVTKALVPIYAGLTLALWILLMMTGEESLTGLSHAMSVMATSGISAVGGVENANSGLAGEMVMFMFMFFALSRLTFSTDTAGLGYVRLDKDPEFRIGLILVIGVPLLLFLRHWLAALEVSASEDLPQALHSLWGAMFTVMSFLTTTGFASADWLAAQQWSGLGTSGLILLGLALVGGGVATTAGGVKLLRVYALYLNGMREMERLVHPSSVSGEGAGNKRLQKNGAFVAWIFFMLFALSLAVISSSLAALGSGFEQALVLAIAALSTTGPLIDFAGETTISLPLLAPSAKLVLCFAMVLGRLETLAIIALLTPNLWRN, encoded by the coding sequence ATGAAACGGAAATCAACATCCCAGGGCATTTTACGGCTGCCGTTGTTCTTGTTGATTTGGGGCATTGCCTCTCTGGCAATGTGGGTGCCGGCCATCCATGCGGTGGTTTTGAACGATCACCCGACGTCTCAGAGCTTTTTCTATTCGGGCCTGGTTGGGCTGATGATCGTGACGCTGATCGGATTGTCGCTGGCGAACCGGGTGCCACGCTATGGAATGCTTGGCCAATTGCTGTCGTTACTGGCGACCTTTGCGGTTTTGCCGTTGTTTCTGGCGATACCCACCTATGATGCTTTGCAAAATACCAGCTACCTAAACGCCTATTTCGATATGGTCAGCGCCGTCACCACCACCGGAGCGGATATCTTTGCCGACCCCGGTCGGCTGCCCGGCAGTGTGCATCTCTGGCGGGCGCAAGTGGGCTGGCTGGGCGGGCTGCTGATGTGGATTGCGGCGTCCTCGGTGTTGGCGCCGTTGTCGTTGGGGGGATTTGAGGTCACCGCACGGGGCGAGCCAGGCCGTGGTGCAACTGCGCCGGCGCATATGCAGCGGGGCGATCCGCGACGTCAGTTGGTGATGGTCACCAAGGCGCTGGTGCCGATTTATGCCGGTTTGACACTGGCGCTGTGGATCTTGCTGATGATGACAGGCGAAGAAAGTCTGACCGGATTGAGCCATGCCATGTCAGTGATGGCAACATCCGGCATTTCGGCGGTTGGTGGGGTGGAAAACGCCAACAGTGGTCTTGCCGGTGAAATGGTGATGTTCATGTTCATGTTTTTTGCCCTGTCGCGGTTGACCTTCTCAACCGATACGGCAGGTTTGGGCTATGTCCGGCTGGACAAAGATCCGGAATTCCGCATCGGGCTGATCCTGGTGATCGGAGTGCCCTTGCTGCTGTTTTTACGCCACTGGTTGGCGGCGCTGGAAGTCAGTGCATCAGAAGACCTGCCCCAGGCCCTGCATTCCCTTTGGGGGGCGATGTTCACGGTGATGTCATTTTTGACCACAACCGGGTTTGCCAGTGCCGATTGGCTGGCGGCGCAGCAGTGGTCGGGGCTGGGCACCTCCGGTTTGATCCTGCTGGGGCTGGCGCTGGTGGGTGGCGGGGTGGCGACAACGGCCGGTGGGGTCAAACTGCTGAGGGTCTATGCGCTGTATCTCAACGGGATGCGGGAAATGGAGCGATTGGTGCATCCTTCGTCGGTGAGCGGCGAAGGGGCCGGCAATAAGCGGTTGCAAAAAAACGGCGCCTTTGTTGCCTGGATCTTTTTTATGCTGTTTGCCCTGTCTCTGGCGGTCATCAGCAGCAGTCTGGCCGCCTTGGGGTCGGGTTTTGAACAAGCATTGGTTCTTGCGATTGCGGCGTTATCCACCACGGGGCCGCTGATCGACTTTGCGGGTGAAACGACAATTAGTCTGCCGTTGCTGGCGCCGTCGGCCAAATTGGTGCTGTGTTTTGCGATGGTATTGGGGCGTTTGGAAACTCTGGCGATTATTGCATTATTGACGCCAAACCTCTGGCGGAACTGA
- the hemB gene encoding porphobilinogen synthase, producing MTPTVAAFPAARLRRTRATAAIRDLVRENTLSVGDLIWPVFVREGSGIEEPIPSMPGVMRRSVDKIAAAAIEAQALGIPSICIFPYTDSSLKTEDCAEAWNPDNLTNRAVRAIKAAAPNIAVMTDVALDPYNINGHDGYVVDGKIVNDATVEALVKMTLAQAEAGADIIGPSDMMDGRIGAMRQALEKAGHSDVMILSYSAKYASGYYGPFRDAVGASGALSGDKKTYQMDPANGDEAMRLVQRDLNEGADMVMVKPGIAYLDICYRVKTGFGVPTFAYQVSGEYAMIQAAAQNGWIDGEKVMLESLMAFKRAGCDGVLTYFAPEVARILNT from the coding sequence ATGACGCCGACCGTTGCCGCCTTTCCAGCCGCCCGTCTGCGCCGCACTCGGGCGACAGCGGCGATCCGGGATCTGGTCCGCGAAAACACGCTGAGTGTTGGCGACCTGATCTGGCCCGTCTTTGTCCGCGAAGGCAGCGGCATCGAAGAGCCCATTCCGTCGATGCCAGGTGTCATGCGGCGCTCAGTTGATAAAATCGCCGCTGCCGCGATTGAGGCACAGGCCCTCGGCATTCCGTCGATTTGCATTTTTCCCTATACCGATTCCAGCCTTAAAACCGAAGACTGCGCCGAGGCCTGGAACCCTGACAACCTGACAAACCGGGCGGTGCGCGCCATTAAGGCGGCGGCTCCGAATATCGCGGTGATGACCGATGTGGCACTGGACCCCTACAACATCAACGGCCACGACGGCTATGTGGTGGACGGTAAAATCGTCAATGACGCCACCGTTGAGGCGCTGGTGAAGATGACCCTGGCCCAGGCCGAGGCCGGCGCGGATATCATCGGTCCGTCAGATATGATGGACGGTCGCATTGGTGCGATGCGCCAGGCGCTGGAAAAAGCGGGCCACAGTGATGTGATGATCCTGTCGTATTCGGCCAAATACGCGTCAGGCTATTACGGCCCCTTCCGCGACGCGGTTGGCGCCTCGGGGGCGCTGTCGGGTGACAAGAAAACCTATCAGATGGACCCCGCCAACGGCGACGAGGCCATGCGGTTGGTGCAACGCGACCTGAATGAGGGCGCGGATATGGTGATGGTTAAACCGGGAATTGCCTATCTCGACATCTGCTACCGGGTCAAAACCGGCTTTGGCGTGCCGACCTTTGCCTATCAGGTCTCGGGCGAATACGCGATGATCCAGGCGGCGGCGCAAAACGGCTGGATCGACGGGGAAAAAGTGATGCTGGAAAGCCTGATGGCATTCAAACGGGCCGGCTGTGACGGGGTTCTGACCTATTTCGCTCCAGAAGTAGCCCGGATACTCAACACTTGA
- the trkA gene encoding Trk system potassium transporter TrkA has product MKVIICGAGQVGWQIARHLSGELNDVTVVDSNPDLVRRATETLDVQGVAGFASYPDVLQRAGAADADMIIAATHSDEVNMVTCQVAHSVFSIQRKIARLRSQSYLDAIYADLYRRDHLPIDVVISPEREVAAAAMQRLSAPAAFDIETFMDGKAQLLGITIDDDCPVVHTPLRQLTDLFSTLRAIVVGVRRDGTLFAPDPGDQLFVGDNCYVFTHIEDVNRTMEVFGKKETKQDRVVIVGGGNVGLEVAKALEKRTSRPRVKMVERDRKKAERAAEELVRTIVLNGDGLDRALLIEAGTDRADAMLAVTDDDKTNMLAAVRAKAEGCALAIALINDPTLVPLMAPLGIDAYINPRSTTVSSILRHIRHGRVRQVYSIGDAEAEVIEAEVMSTSPMAGQMIRDIDFPEGVLVGAVYKGGEVLRPSGSMRIEEGDVIALFAMSDDVPEVERLIQVSIDFF; this is encoded by the coding sequence ATGAAAGTCATCATTTGTGGAGCCGGGCAAGTTGGCTGGCAGATCGCGCGGCACCTGTCTGGTGAGCTTAACGATGTCACTGTGGTGGACAGCAACCCCGATTTGGTGCGCCGGGCCACCGAGACTCTGGATGTTCAGGGGGTCGCCGGATTTGCCTCCTACCCGGATGTTCTGCAACGGGCCGGGGCGGCAGATGCGGATATGATCATTGCCGCGACCCATTCGGATGAAGTGAATATGGTCACCTGTCAGGTGGCCCATTCGGTGTTTTCGATTCAACGCAAGATCGCGCGTCTGCGGTCACAAAGCTATCTGGATGCGATTTACGCGGACCTGTACCGCCGGGACCATCTGCCCATTGACGTGGTGATCAGCCCCGAACGCGAGGTGGCGGCTGCGGCCATGCAGCGGCTCTCGGCACCGGCGGCCTTTGACATTGAAACCTTCATGGATGGCAAGGCGCAACTTCTGGGCATCACCATTGATGATGATTGTCCGGTGGTCCACACCCCGCTGCGTCAGCTGACCGATCTGTTCTCTACCCTGCGGGCCATTGTGGTTGGGGTGCGGCGCGACGGCACCTTGTTTGCACCAGACCCGGGTGATCAGCTGTTTGTCGGCGATAATTGTTATGTTTTCACCCATATCGAAGACGTCAACCGAACCATGGAAGTGTTTGGCAAAAAGGAAACAAAGCAGGACCGCGTGGTAATCGTTGGCGGCGGCAATGTGGGCTTGGAGGTCGCCAAGGCGTTGGAAAAGCGCACCAGCAGACCCCGCGTCAAGATGGTCGAGCGAGACCGCAAAAAGGCGGAACGCGCTGCCGAGGAACTGGTGCGGACAATTGTGTTGAATGGCGATGGGCTGGATCGTGCCTTGCTGATCGAGGCGGGCACCGACCGGGCGGATGCGATGTTGGCGGTGACCGATGACGACAAAACAAACATGTTGGCTGCCGTCCGCGCCAAGGCCGAGGGATGTGCTCTGGCGATCGCCCTGATCAATGACCCGACACTGGTGCCATTGATGGCACCGTTGGGAATTGACGCCTATATCAATCCTCGCTCGACCACGGTGAGTTCGATTCTGCGCCACATCCGCCACGGCAGGGTCCGTCAGGTCTATTCCATCGGCGACGCCGAGGCCGAAGTGATCGAGGCCGAAGTGATGTCGACCTCGCCGATGGCGGGGCAGATGATCCGGGATATCGATTTTCCGGAAGGGGTGCTGGTGGGGGCGGTCTACAAGGGCGGCGAGGTGCTGCGACCCAGTGGTTCGATGCGGATTGAGGAAGGCGACGTGATTGCCTTGTTTGCCATGTCTGATGACGTGCCCGAGGTCGAGCGCCTTATTCAGGTCTCGATCGATTTCTTCTGA
- a CDS encoding component of SufBCD complex — protein sequence MDLFDTLVELIDMRSFSNLWFWIALAVVWSSASHWVLGVPIDLVYRAGRMGGQAERDLEDLVRVNVNRMLYIMQVSGVWLLGVVCFVLSGLLVLGVFYDVEFAQAVFLLVCPLTLVGLISLVMANRISREQIQGAGLRKLLVRCRLYIQLIGTIAIFVTAMWGMYQNLKYGFLG from the coding sequence TTGGACTTATTTGACACTTTGGTTGAGCTGATCGACATGCGGTCATTTTCCAACCTCTGGTTCTGGATCGCCTTGGCCGTTGTCTGGTCTAGCGCCAGCCACTGGGTGCTTGGGGTGCCCATCGACCTGGTGTACCGGGCGGGCCGGATGGGCGGTCAGGCGGAACGTGATCTGGAGGATCTGGTGCGGGTGAATGTGAACCGGATGCTGTATATCATGCAGGTTTCCGGTGTCTGGCTGCTTGGGGTCGTGTGTTTCGTTCTGTCCGGGCTACTGGTGCTTGGGGTGTTTTACGATGTGGAGTTTGCGCAGGCGGTGTTTTTGTTGGTCTGCCCCTTGACCCTGGTTGGTCTGATAAGCTTGGTGATGGCAAACCGGATTTCGCGGGAGCAGATCCAGGGAGCCGGGCTGCGCAAACTACTGGTTCGCTGTCGGCTGTACATTCAGTTGATCGGCACCATCGCAATCTTTGTGACCGCCATGTGGGGCATGTATCAGAACCTGAAATATGGTTTCCTGGGCTAG
- the hflX gene encoding GTPase HflX encodes MEQDKIRTRAWVLHPDIKSNSKRRPAEPALNEGVALAEALPDLDVIGSNVVRLPKAQSGTLFGSGKINELKAVFKAEDIDLVLVDGPVSPVQQRNLEKAWDVKLLDRTGLILEIFSDRARTREGVLQVEMAALSYQRTRLVRAWTHLERQRGGLGFVGGPGETQIESDRRAIDDQLVRLRRQLDKVVMTRALHREARAKVHYPIVALVGYTNAGKSTLFNRLTGADVMVKDMLFATLDPTMRRVELEDGPEIILSDTVGFISNLPTELVASFRATLEEVLAADLIIHVRDISHDETHNQAADVKTILTALGVDENRPQIEVWNKLDQLSEEEAEARSQRAENEDGVHAISALSGVGLPGLLRDIGEILQGVRLRETLNLGFSQGKQRAWLFREDIVESEEQTEDGFEITVLWTERQKSKFNAL; translated from the coding sequence ATGGAGCAAGACAAGATCCGGACCCGCGCCTGGGTGCTGCATCCGGATATAAAATCAAACAGCAAGCGCCGCCCAGCGGAGCCTGCACTGAATGAAGGCGTGGCCCTCGCCGAGGCGCTGCCTGATCTGGATGTGATCGGATCAAACGTGGTGCGCCTGCCAAAAGCCCAATCCGGAACATTGTTCGGATCAGGCAAGATCAACGAGCTTAAGGCGGTGTTCAAAGCCGAAGACATTGATCTCGTTTTGGTCGATGGCCCGGTTTCGCCGGTGCAGCAACGCAACCTTGAAAAAGCCTGGGACGTCAAACTGCTTGACCGGACCGGATTGATCCTGGAGATTTTCTCGGATCGGGCCCGGACCCGCGAGGGAGTCCTGCAGGTTGAGATGGCAGCGCTGTCCTACCAGCGGACCCGATTGGTTCGTGCCTGGACACACCTGGAACGTCAGCGTGGCGGGCTTGGCTTTGTTGGCGGGCCGGGGGAAACACAGATCGAATCTGACCGTCGGGCCATCGATGATCAGCTGGTGCGCCTGCGTCGGCAGCTGGACAAGGTGGTGATGACCCGCGCGCTTCACCGCGAAGCGCGCGCCAAAGTCCACTATCCGATTGTGGCATTGGTAGGCTATACTAACGCCGGGAAATCGACGCTGTTCAACCGGTTGACCGGCGCCGATGTCATGGTCAAGGACATGTTGTTCGCCACGCTGGATCCAACCATGCGCAGGGTCGAGTTGGAGGACGGGCCAGAGATTATCCTGTCTGACACAGTTGGATTCATTTCAAACCTGCCGACAGAATTGGTGGCCTCGTTTCGGGCCACGCTGGAGGAAGTTCTCGCGGCTGATCTGATCATCCATGTGCGCGACATCAGCCATGATGAGACCCACAATCAGGCCGCCGACGTCAAAACGATTCTCACCGCATTGGGGGTCGATGAAAATCGACCACAGATTGAAGTGTGGAACAAGTTGGACCAGCTGTCCGAAGAAGAGGCTGAAGCCCGCAGTCAAAGGGCCGAAAACGAAGACGGAGTGCACGCGATCTCGGCTTTGTCCGGGGTGGGTCTGCCGGGGCTTTTGCGCGATATAGGCGAAATATTGCAGGGTGTACGCCTGCGTGAGACGCTGAACCTTGGGTTTTCGCAAGGAAAGCAACGCGCCTGGCTGTTTCGCGAGGATATTGTCGAAAGTGAAGAGCAAACCGAAGATGGGTTTGAAATCACGGTTCTGTGGACCGAACGCCAGAAGTCCAAGTTCAACGCGCTATAA
- the hfq gene encoding RNA chaperone Hfq encodes MASDRQNLQDAFLNHVRKTKVPVTIFLINGVKLQGVITWFDNFCVLLRRDGQSQLVYKHAISTIMPSQPISLYEGEDAS; translated from the coding sequence ATGGCTTCGGATCGACAGAACCTTCAGGATGCATTCCTGAATCATGTGCGTAAAACCAAGGTTCCAGTTACCATTTTTCTGATCAACGGTGTGAAACTACAGGGCGTGATAACCTGGTTTGATAACTTTTGTGTGCTGCTGCGCCGGGATGGCCAGTCGCAACTGGTTTACAAACACGCGATCTCGACGATCATGCCATCTCAACCGATCAGCCTGTATGAGGGTGAAGACGCCTCTTGA
- a CDS encoding lipid-binding SYLF domain-containing protein: protein MNSKISSRLTRRGFALGALATTGLTAACGNGVGSSGASTIDARVDATLRQMRDLYPNTQTLADKSTGMLVMPLVTEAGFIFGAGYGRGALRINGATVDYYSTVKANAGLQIGAQQYAHVLFFMTEDSLNSFRRASGWTAGADVGYVIRDKGDTLATDTNTLTSPILAAIFGQAGLQIGATLEGSKYSRIIP from the coding sequence ATGAACAGCAAAATTTCTTCCCGGCTAACCCGTCGCGGTTTTGCTCTGGGCGCCCTGGCCACAACCGGACTGACTGCGGCCTGCGGTAATGGCGTCGGCAGCAGTGGCGCCTCAACCATCGACGCCCGTGTGGATGCCACGCTGAGACAAATGCGTGACCTTTACCCCAACACCCAGACACTGGCCGACAAATCCACCGGCATGTTGGTGATGCCGCTGGTCACCGAGGCCGGATTTATCTTTGGGGCTGGCTATGGTCGTGGAGCCTTGCGGATCAATGGCGCCACCGTCGATTACTATTCGACAGTCAAGGCCAACGCGGGCCTGCAAATTGGCGCCCAGCAATATGCCCATGTGCTGTTTTTCATGACCGAAGACTCGCTCAACTCATTCCGTCGGGCCTCTGGCTGGACCGCCGGCGCCGATGTCGGCTACGTCATCCGCGACAAGGGCGATACATTGGCAACCGACACCAACACATTGACCTCGCCTATTTTGGCCGCGATTTTTGGACAGGCTGGTTTGCAGATTGGCGCCACGCTTGAGGGATCAAAATACTCCCGCATCATCCCCTGA